From Streptomyces sp. CMB-StM0423, a single genomic window includes:
- a CDS encoding response regulator transcription factor, whose protein sequence is MIRVLLIHDTMLIRSALAALLGGEQDLDVLTTACRHERRPADDWQAQVCVVDGDGAWSGLPDTAAERVVILTEAGRPGLLRRASQADVRGFVSKDSAPERLIAGIRRVATGERYVDEALAWDFLRAADMPLTGREQAVLAAAAEGAPVAEIAAALHLAGGTVRNYLAAAIRKTGARNRVDAIRIADSAGWL, encoded by the coding sequence GTGATCCGCGTGCTTCTGATACACGACACGATGCTCATCAGGTCGGCGCTGGCCGCCTTGCTGGGGGGAGAACAGGATCTCGACGTACTCACGACGGCGTGCCGCCACGAGCGAAGACCGGCGGACGACTGGCAGGCGCAGGTGTGCGTGGTGGACGGCGACGGCGCGTGGTCCGGGCTGCCGGACACCGCCGCGGAAAGGGTGGTGATCCTCACCGAGGCGGGCCGGCCGGGGCTGCTGCGGCGGGCCTCGCAGGCCGACGTGCGGGGCTTCGTCAGCAAGGACTCGGCGCCGGAGCGGCTGATCGCAGGCATCCGGCGGGTGGCGACCGGTGAGCGGTACGTCGACGAGGCCCTGGCCTGGGACTTCCTCAGGGCGGCGGACATGCCGCTGACCGGCAGGGAGCAGGCGGTGCTGGCGGCCGCGGCGGAGGGGGCCCCGGTCGCGGAGATAGCGGCGGCGCTGCACCTGGCGGGCGGCACGGTCCGCAACTACCTCGCCGCGGCGATCCGGAAGACGGGCGCGCGCAACCGCGTCGACGCCATCCGCATCGCGGACAGTGCGGGCTGGCTCTGA
- a CDS encoding aspartate aminotransferase family protein — MALYYAEPIEITHGEGRHVWDAEGNRYLDFFGGILTTMTAHALPEVTKAVAEQAGRILHTSTLYLNRPMVELAERIAQLSGIPDARVFFTTSGTEATDTALLLASTYRGSNQVLAMRNSYHGRSFTAVGITGNRAWSPTSLSPLQTLYVHGGIRTAGPFADLDDAAFIDACVADLRDMLSQTRGVAALIAEPIQGVGGFTSPPDGLYAAFREVLAEEGILWITDEVQSGWGRTGDHFWGWQAHAGNGPPDMLTFAKGIGNGTSIGGVVARAEIMNCLDANSLSTFGGSPVTMAAGLANLGYVLEHDLQGNARRVGGLLIERLRAAAAGVASVREVRGRGLMIGIELATPAHAAAVLEHARAGGLLVGRGKAGETLRIAPPLSLTVAEAEEGAAVLERALHAAAAETGG, encoded by the coding sequence ATGGCGCTCTACTACGCCGAGCCCATCGAGATCACCCACGGCGAGGGCCGGCACGTCTGGGACGCCGAGGGCAACCGCTACCTCGACTTCTTCGGCGGCATCCTCACCACCATGACCGCCCACGCCCTCCCCGAGGTCACCAAGGCGGTCGCCGAGCAGGCCGGCCGCATCCTGCACACCTCCACCCTCTACCTCAACCGCCCCATGGTGGAGCTGGCCGAGCGCATCGCGCAGTTGTCCGGCATCCCCGACGCGCGGGTGTTCTTCACCACCTCCGGCACCGAGGCCACCGACACCGCGCTGCTGCTGGCGAGCACGTACCGCGGCTCCAACCAGGTGCTGGCCATGCGCAACAGCTACCACGGCCGCTCCTTCACCGCGGTCGGCATCACCGGCAACCGCGCCTGGTCGCCCACCAGCCTCTCGCCGCTGCAGACCCTCTACGTCCACGGCGGCATCCGCACCGCGGGCCCCTTCGCCGACCTCGACGACGCCGCGTTCATCGACGCCTGCGTCGCCGACCTGCGCGACATGCTCTCCCAGACCCGCGGCGTCGCCGCCCTCATCGCCGAGCCCATCCAGGGCGTCGGTGGCTTCACCTCCCCGCCCGACGGCCTGTACGCCGCCTTCCGCGAGGTGCTCGCCGAGGAGGGGATCCTGTGGATCACCGACGAGGTGCAGTCCGGCTGGGGCCGTACCGGCGACCACTTCTGGGGCTGGCAGGCGCACGCGGGCAACGGCCCGCCGGACATGCTCACCTTCGCCAAGGGGATCGGCAACGGCACCTCCATCGGCGGCGTCGTCGCCCGCGCCGAGATCATGAACTGCCTGGACGCCAACTCCCTGTCCACGTTCGGCGGCAGCCCGGTCACCATGGCCGCGGGCCTGGCCAACCTCGGCTACGTCCTGGAGCACGACCTCCAGGGCAACGCCCGCCGCGTCGGCGGCCTGCTCATCGAGCGGCTGCGGGCCGCGGCCGCGGGCGTCGCCTCGGTGCGCGAGGTACGCGGCCGGGGCCTGATGATCGGCATCGAGCTGGCCACCCCCGCGCACGCCGCGGCGGTGCTGGAACACGCCCGCGCGGGCGGCCTGCTCGTCGGCCGCGGCAAGGCCGGCGAGACCCTGCGCATCGCGCCGCCGCTGTCCCTGACCGTCGCGGAGGCGGAGGAGGGCGCGGCCGTTCTCGAACGGGCCCTGCACGCCGCCGCCGCGGAGACCGGCGGCTGA
- a CDS encoding nitrilase-related carbon-nitrogen hydrolase, whose product MANVVRAALVQATWTGDTESMIAKHEEHARAAAARGARIIGFQEVFNAPYFCQVQEPEHYRWAEPVPDGPTVVRMQALARETGMVVVVPVFEIEQEGFYYNTAVVIDADGTVLGKYRKHHIPQVKGFWEKYYFKPGNAGWPVFDTAVGKVGVYICYDRHFPEGWRALGLGGAQLVYNPSATSRGLSAYLWQLEQPAAAVANEYFIAAINRVGVEEYGDNDFYGTSYFVDPRGRFVGDVASDKEEELVVRDLDFGMIEEVRQQWAFYRDRRPDAYGDLVQP is encoded by the coding sequence ATGGCCAACGTTGTACGCGCCGCACTCGTCCAGGCGACGTGGACCGGCGACACCGAGTCGATGATCGCGAAGCACGAGGAGCACGCGAGAGCCGCCGCCGCCCGCGGCGCCCGCATCATCGGCTTCCAGGAGGTCTTCAACGCCCCCTACTTCTGCCAGGTGCAGGAGCCCGAGCACTACCGCTGGGCCGAGCCCGTACCGGACGGGCCCACCGTCGTACGGATGCAGGCGCTCGCCCGCGAGACCGGCATGGTCGTGGTCGTCCCCGTCTTCGAGATCGAGCAGGAGGGCTTCTACTACAACACCGCGGTCGTCATCGACGCCGACGGCACGGTCCTCGGCAAGTACCGCAAGCACCACATCCCGCAGGTCAAGGGCTTCTGGGAGAAGTACTACTTCAAGCCGGGCAATGCCGGCTGGCCGGTCTTCGACACCGCCGTCGGCAAGGTCGGCGTCTACATCTGCTACGACCGGCACTTCCCCGAGGGCTGGCGCGCCCTCGGCCTCGGCGGCGCCCAGCTCGTCTACAACCCGTCGGCGACCTCCCGGGGCCTGTCGGCGTACCTGTGGCAACTGGAGCAGCCCGCGGCGGCCGTCGCCAACGAGTACTTCATCGCCGCCATCAACCGCGTCGGCGTCGAGGAGTACGGCGACAACGACTTCTACGGCACGAGCTACTTCGTCGACCCGCGCGGCCGGTTCGTCGGCGACGTCGCGAGCGACAAGGAGGAGGAACTGGTGGTGCGCGACCTGGACTTCGGCATGATCGAGGAGGTCCGCCAGCAGTGGGCCTTCTACCGGGACCGACGCCCGGACGCGTACGGGGACCTGGTGCAGCCGTGA
- a CDS encoding IS481 family transposase, translated as MPHRNAPLTETGRLRLARCVVEDGWPLRRAAERFQVSPTTAQRWADRYRACGEAGMADRSSRPRRCPRRTPTRTERRIIKVRVLRRWGPARIAHLLGLIPSTVHRVLTRYRLARLTHLDRATGRVIRRYERDRPGELVHVDIKKLGNIPDGGGHKVLGRQAGRKTRKNAGYSYLHTAVDDHSRLAYSEIHTDEKKETATAFWTRAHAFFTDCGITVERVLTDNGACYKSHTWRDALADAGITHKRTRPYRPQTNGKVERLNRTLLDEWAYAKPYRSEQERRDAFPTWLHTYNHHRGHTALKGQPPATRVPNLSGQYT; from the coding sequence ATGCCACACCGTAATGCACCCCTGACCGAGACTGGCCGGCTGCGTCTGGCCCGCTGCGTGGTCGAGGACGGCTGGCCCCTGCGCCGTGCTGCCGAGCGCTTCCAGGTATCGCCGACCACCGCACAGCGGTGGGCCGACCGCTACCGCGCGTGTGGTGAGGCGGGCATGGCCGACCGCTCCAGCCGCCCCCGCCGCTGCCCGCGCCGGACCCCGACCCGCACCGAGCGCCGGATCATCAAGGTCCGCGTCCTGCGCCGCTGGGGACCAGCCCGCATCGCCCACCTGCTCGGTCTGATCCCCTCGACCGTGCACCGCGTACTGACCCGCTACCGCCTGGCCCGCCTGACCCACCTGGACCGGGCCACCGGCCGCGTCATCCGCCGCTACGAACGCGACCGCCCCGGCGAACTGGTGCACGTCGACATCAAGAAGCTCGGCAACATCCCCGACGGCGGCGGCCACAAGGTCCTGGGCCGGCAAGCCGGCCGCAAGACCCGCAAGAACGCCGGCTACAGCTACCTCCACACCGCCGTCGACGACCACTCCCGCCTCGCCTACAGCGAAATCCACACCGACGAGAAGAAGGAGACCGCCACCGCCTTCTGGACCCGCGCCCACGCCTTCTTCACCGACTGCGGCATCACCGTCGAGCGCGTACTGACCGACAACGGCGCCTGCTACAAGTCGCACACCTGGCGCGATGCACTCGCCGACGCAGGGATCACTCACAAGCGAACCCGGCCCTACCGGCCACAGACCAACGGCAAGGTCGAACGCCTCAACCGCACCCTGCTCGACGAGTGGGCCTACGCAAAGCCCTACCGATCAGAACAGGAACGACGCGACGCCTTCCCCACATGGCTGCACACCTACAATCACCACCGCGGACACACCGCGCTGAAGGGCCAACCACCCGCCACCCGCGTCCCCAACCTCTCCGGGCAATACACCTAG